The Brassica napus cultivar Da-Ae chromosome C7, Da-Ae, whole genome shotgun sequence genome has a segment encoding these proteins:
- the LOC106376195 gene encoding 40S ribosomal protein S30, with amino-acid sequence MGKVHGSLARAGKVRGQTPKVAKQDKKKKPRGRAHKRLQHNRRFVTAVVGFGKKRGPNSSEK; translated from the exons ATGG GGAAGGTGCACGGTTCATTGGCTCGTGCCGGTAAGGTGAGGGGTCAGACACCAAAAGTCGCCAAGCAGGACAAAAAGAAGAAGCCCCGTGGCCGTGCTCACAAGCGATTGCAACACAACCGCCGTTTCGTCACCGCCg TTGTTGGCTTTGGCAAGAAGAGAGGACCAAACTCATCAGAGAAGTAG
- the LOC106373240 gene encoding F-box protein At3g28330-like yields the protein MVKDDQQEAVAHYRCDIWGHPTQQLGSYIATFITEAFLNHKQKYRQVGAVAYTDVGLILIRVVSVLGNVSLYVVNPVSRECVETDPPWCEAEEDYWNLGLATLTDRDGVVLGYKVVLLYDAIPRKKIFSLLIYSSETGLWSQETVQFPYSFSRQEFRCSISLNGNLHWVARNNVNDEVVVSTDFYGSEHLVCRVTRFPDLETSPEFQRFCTVL from the coding sequence ATGGTGAAAGATGATCAGCAAGAAGCCGTTGCTCACTACAGATGCGACATTTGGGGTCATCCAACACAACAACTTGGCTCTTACATCGCCACTTTCATTACCGAAGCATTCTTAAACCACAAGCAAAAATACAGACAAGTCGGAGCCGTGGCTTACACGGATGTCGGGTTGATTCTTATCCGTGTTGTGTCTGTCCTCGGGAACGTATCCTTGTACGTGGTTAATCCCGTTTCACGGGAATGCGTAGAAACGGATCCTCCATGGTGTGAAGCAGAGGAGGATTACTGGAACCTAGGTTTAGCCACACTAACCGATAGAGATGGCGTCGTTTTGGGTTACAAAGTCGTTCTTCTATATGATGCTATACCACGGAAAAAGATTTTTAGTTTGCTGATATATTCGTCAGAGACTGGCTTGTGGAGTCAAGAAACCGTACAGTTTCCTTACTCTTTTAGCCGTCAGGAGTTTCGCTGTTCCATTAGCTTGAACGGAAATCTTCACTGGGTCGCTCGCAACAACGTGAATGATGAAGTTGTTGTATCCACCGACTTCTACGGTTCTGAGCATCTTGTTTGTCGTGTTACGCGTTTCCCTGATTTAGAAACATCTCCAGAGTTTCAAAGATTCTGCACTGttttgtaa
- the LOC106376196 gene encoding 60S ribosomal protein L31-1-like — translation MEKGKGRKEEIVTREYTINLHRRLHSCTFKKKAPNAIKEIRKFALKAMGTKDVRVDVKLNKQIWSRGIRGPPRRVRVRVARKRNDDEDAKEEFYSLVTVAEIPAEGLSGLGTKVIDEDE, via the exons ATGGAGAAAGGCAAGGGAAGAAAGGAGGAGATTGTTACCAGGGAGTACACTATCAACCTCCACAGGCGCCTTCATAGCTG CACATTCAAGAAGAAGGCACCCAATGCCATCAAAGAGATTAGGAAGTTTGCATTGAAAGCAATGGGAACAAAGGATGTTAGAGTGGATGTTaaactcaacaagcagatatgGAGCAGGGGAATCCGTGGTCCTCCCAGGAGAGTCAGAGTCCGTGTTGCACGTAAGAGAAATGATGATGAAGACGCCAAGGAGGAGTTTTACTCTCTTGTCACTGTCGCTGAGATTCCTGCTGAAGGATTGTCTGGTTTGGGCACCAAGGTCATCGATGAAGACGAGTGA
- the LOC125589989 gene encoding profilin-5-like: MSWQTYVDEHLMCDVGDGQGHHLTSAAIIGLDGSVWAQSANFPQFKPQEMTDIMKDFDEPGHLAPTGLFLAGLKYMVIQGEPNAVIRGKKGAGGITIKKTGQSMVFGLYEEPVTPGQCNMVVERLGDYLIEQDL, from the exons ATGTCGTGGCAAACTTACGTTGATGAGCATTTGATGTGCGATGTTGGTGATGGCCAAGGTCACCACCTCACCTCTGCCGCCATCATCGGCCTTGACGGTAGTGTTTGGGCTCAGAGCGCTAATTTTCCTCAG TTCAAGCCTCAAGAGATGACAGATATCATGAAAGATTTCGATGAGCCAGGCCACCTTGCTCCCACAGGCTTGTTCCTTGCAGGACTAAAGTATATGGTTATTCAAGGCGAGCCTAATGCTGTCATCCGTGGCAAGAAG GGAGCTGGAGGAATCACGATCAAGAAAACAGGACAATCGATGGTGTTTGGTCTGTACGAAGAACCAGTGACTCCAGGACAATGTAACATGGTCGTGGAGAGGTTGGGTGATTACTTGATCGAACAGGATCTCTGA
- the LOC106376197 gene encoding receptor-like kinase TMK3, protein MNIFPILYCLSIINRDSVSLPHTHTTLSSSLTFPPHFPAKMTRSHLCLLCLLLSLVNFAASQDDATIMQSLKSTLHLTPDVDWSNPDPCKWTSVQCDGSNRVTRIQLKQKGTSGTLPPDLQKLSELIVLELFSNKISGPVPDLSGLTHLQRLNLHDNLFDSTPANLFSGMNSLQEVYLDNNPFASWEIPETIKEATSLKNLSLVNCNLAGSIPDFFSSQTLPSLVSLKLSRNNLQGGLPSSFGASSLQQLYLNGQKLFGSISVLQKMTSLVEVDLQANTFWGPIPDLSGLQSLRLFNVRENQLTGLVPPSFTGLKSLTVVNLTNNCFQGPTPLFDNSVAVDVIANTNSFCLDTAGAPCDPRVEALLSVAESFGYRVKLAKSWKGNDPCGRSWLGITCSGSNDVTVVDLGRQELTGTVSPSFAKLTSLETINLSNNQLTGSIPTELTTLPRLRTLDVSNNDIHGDVPKFSASVTVLTTGNVNIGPVSPTGWKSFRNRI, encoded by the coding sequence ATGAATATTTTCCCCATTTTATACTGTTTATCTATTATTAATAGAGACAGTGTCTCTctcccacacacacacacaacactcTCGAGTAGTCTCACTTTTCCACCTCACTTTCCCGCGAAAATGACGAGATCACATCTTTGCCTCCTCTGTCTCCTCCTCTCCCTAGTGAATTTCGCGGCTTCTCAAGACGATGCGACGATCATGCAATCCCTCAAATCTACTCTTCATCTCACACCAGACGTGGACTGGTCGAACCCTGACCCTTGCAAATGGACCAGCGTCCAATGCGACGGAAGCAACCGCGTGACGAGGATCCAGCTTAAACAGAAAGGGACCAGCGGCACTCTCCCTCCGGATCTCCAGAAACTTTCCGAGCTCATCGTCCTCGAGTTATTCTCCAACAAAATCTCCGGCCCGGTTCCTGATCTCTCGGGACTAACGCATCTACAGAGGCTGAATCTACATGACAATCTCTTCGATTCGACGCCGGCGAATCTCTTCTCGGGGATGAACTCGTTGCAAGAAGTGTACCTCGACAACAACCCTTTCGCTTCTTGGGAGATTCCAGAGACTATTAAAGAAGCCACGTCTCTCAAGAACCTCTCTCTCGTCAACTGCAACCTCGCGGGTTCGATTCCTGATTTCTTCAGCTCCCAGACGCTCCCAAGCCTCGTTTCTTTGAAGCTATCTCGCAATAATCTGCAGGGAGGGTTGCCTTCCAGCTTCGGAGCTTCCTCGTTACAGCAGCTCTATCTCAACGGACAGAAGCTATTCGGGTCTATCTCCGTGTTACAGAAGATGACTTCTCTCGTCGAGGTTGATCTGCAAGCTAACACCTTTTGGGGTCCCATCCCTGATCTCTCTGGTTTACAGTCTCTCAGGTTGTTCAATGTAAGAGAGAATCAGCTCACTGGTCTTGTCCCACCGTCCTTTACTGGTCTCAAATCGCTTACTGTCGTGAATCTGACTAATAACTGCTTTCAAGGACCGACTCCGTTATTCGACAACTCAGTCGCTGTTGATGTAATAGCCAACACGAATAGCTTCTGTCTGGATACTGCTGGTGCTCCGTGTGATCCTCGCGTCGAGGCCTTGCTTTCTGTAGCTGAGTCGTTTGGATACCGGGTGAAGCTAGCCAAGAGTTGGAAAGGGAATGATCCGTGTGGCCGTAGCTGGCTTGGGATTACTTGTTCTGGAAGTAATGATGTTACGGTGGTTGATCTTGGGAGGCAGGAGCTCACGGGTACGGTATCTCCGAGTTTTGCTAAGCTTACTTCCTTGGAAACCATCAATCTTTCTAATAACCAACTCACCGGGAGTATACCGACAGAGCTTACCACTTTGCCTAGGCTTAGGACACTCGATGTGTCGAACAACGATATCCACGGTGATGTGCCCAAGTTCAGCGCAAGTGTGACTGTGTTGACTACTGGTAACGTTAACATCGGACCTGTCTCACCGACTGGTTGGAAATCCTTCAGAAATAGAATATAG
- the LOC106376194 gene encoding profilin-1 has product MSWQSYVDDHLMCDVEGNHLTAAAILGQDGSVWAQSANFPQLKPEEIKGITTDFEEPGFLAPTGLFLGGAKYMVIQGEPGAVIRGKKGPGGVTIKKTTQALVIGIYEEPMTGGQCNLVVERLGDYLIESDL; this is encoded by the exons atgtcgTGGCAATCGTACGTTGATGACCACCTTATGTGCGATGTCGAAGGCAACCACCTCACCGCCGCCGCTATTCTCGGTCAAGACGGCAGTGTGTGGGCTCAGAGCGCCAATTTCCCTCAg TTGAAGCCTGAAGAAATCAAAGGAATCACCACGGACTTCGAGGAGCCTGGGTTTCTTGCCCCAACCGGTCTATTTCTCGGTGGAGCCAAGTACATGGTTATTCAAGGTGAACCAGGAGCTGTCATCCGTGGCAAGAAG GGACCTGGAGGCGTTACTATCAAGAAGACGACTCAAGCCTTGGTCATTGGCATCTACGAGGAGCCCATGACTGGAGGGCAATGCAACTTGGTTGTGGAAAGGCTCGGGGATTACCTCATCGAGTCTGACCTCTAA